GAAGTAATAGAGGTCTGCTCTGGAGAGGAGTTCCTTTCTTCCAAGCCAGAGACCTGGAGGACAATCTTGACTTGTCCCTCACTACTCTGAACCCAAATCAGTCATCTGGTCATGGTAAATCTACCTTCCAAATACGGaaaatttcctttcccttttctcagACTTAATTCAAACCCTTATTGTTTCTTGTCTGAACTCCTGGCTCTAGCCTTGAGGCTAAATGGTTTCCATGCCTCTTTATTAGCTTTATTCTTTGATCATCCATTTTCCATACTGTCtaaaaattatttgattattAATTGACTTGTAGCAATCATTGTTAATTCTTTGAGAATAAAGCCATTGtgtttttcatctctttcatctctgaGGCTTAGCATAGTCCTTAAAATACATAGAAGAGGCACAGAAAGAAGGGAAGTGTAGGGGGAAGGAAGAAATACGTAGAAGGGAGAGGATTTGGATTTAAAGTCTCCCATATTCCAGTcatcactgctttttttttctgacaacaCAGTATAGTACAACTCCAAGGATCGGATAAAGTATCTGGAGAAGTATAGTTAGAAGGCTTTGAACAGAGTGACTTAATGAGTGAGGGCTTTTTGAAATTGCTGGTGACAGTCAAACAGCCTGACCTCATCAGTACTTATAAACTTAATTAAATGTGGAAAgtgaggaaaaggaaggagataAAGATGAGCTTTGAAACCTGAGCAGTTTGGACGTTATTGATGCCATCAACAGAATTGAGGAATATAGAAGAAAAAGTAGCTTTAAAGaattaaggaaaattttattacaatatgAATGTGTTGAAATAAGGTAATTCCTCTTAAATAGCTCCCTCATTGACTGacacatacatattttaactATTAAATAAATCATTGAATGCCATTTGTATAGAACCTGCAGATCTTACAGCATCAAATCATCAAATAGTTGAAGTTCTCTTTTTGAGAGTAGAGGTATATCTTGCAGACCGTCTACATTTTTGCTCTGCCTTCTGATCAGTCACATGCTGGCAGTTTTTTTGCTAACAACCTTTGCCTTCTAATTCTTTACTCTTGACATTTGGAGTGATCGTCCACTGCTTGTCCTACATGGACCAAAAATCAAAATTGGATTCTTGGATTAAGATTGGATTCCCAGACTTTATTTCAGGATTGCAGGCTGTCTACTGTCCTACCATGAGCTCAAGTGCCgtgtgtttaaaaataaactcgGCTTCATCACAAAACTGTCTTCGTGTTTCTGTTAGGATTTCTTTTCTCCCAGTCATTCCGGCTCAGGATTTACCTTTGATGGCTTGGTTCCCCCTTCCCCTGATATCCAGTTAAAATTATTACAGTTTTCGGTTCTTGGTCCCTTTCCATTCTCATGATCACTCAGTTTAAGATGTAATAACCTTACACAAATACTTTTGCAATAACCTCTTTAAAAATCTCCCTGCCTGCATATAGATTCCTTCTCCCAAAATCCTGATTTCCTTTCCTAAAACCCAATTTTATCCTGTCCTTTCCTTATTTAAGACGTCTTCCTTAGAATGCTTCTCAGAATTATTTTGGTGGTTTGATTTATCAAGAAATAAATCTGTGGGAGTTTGTTGTGTACAATTTTGCAAAGTCAGCAACAGTAAATTACATCCTTAATCATTGCATGTTGAGTTCTTATAATGTACTACATATTATAAGGCACACATAATTAGAAAATGCTTGACTTACTGATGTTTTTAGCTATATAATGATAATTTGAAAACATGCCTTCAGCCATAATACATactttttcttcctctatttttaTGATCTTAAGCTTATAAAAGTTGGgggttttttgtgtgtctttCAGAACAGGTGGGATTATTCCTCCAGTAGCTCAACAGCTTCATAGAGAAAATATTCAACGCATAGTACAAGAAGCTCTCTCTGCCAGTGAAGTCTCTCCAAGTGAACTCTCAGCAATTGCAACTACCGTAAAGCCAGGACTTGCTTTAAGCTTGGGCGTAGGTTTATCATTTAGCTTACAACTGGTAGACCAATTTAGAAAGCCCTTCATTCCCATTCATCACATGGAGGCTCATGCACTTACTATTAGGTTAACAAATAAGGTAGAATTTCCATTTTTAGTTCTTTTGATTTCTGGAGGTCATTGTCTTTTGGCATTAGTTAGAGGAGtttcagattttcttcttcttggaaAGTCTTTGGACATAGCACCAGGCGACATGCTTGACAAGGTAATTATTTAAGAATTAACATCTCCATTCTTTTTTGTTAGGTGTCTGTTTCAGCTAAATAGTAATAGATGAACTATCACTATTCATCTAAATATTTCTGGATAATattaaactgaaaatattatGTGAGCAAAACAAAAAGAGTAGTGTATAATTTTATGAAAGATTCCTTCTTACCCATTCTGAATAAGATGATATGAGGTTTACATCAGTATATAAAGGCTCTAATAGTTTGCATATATTACATTTATGATTTTAGTCAAATAACATGAAAGAAAGTGCTTTGTGAAGTGTAATGTgccttttaaaactgaaatgagGATATATAAAATGACATGACATTAAAGATGCacaatgttttattattaaatgttatCATTGCTGATACCACTGACAAGCAGATTTATTCTCCTTTGTTTTAGCATTCTAAAAATGACTTCCTTATATAAGAAACCTGCTTCTATCAAGCTGAAATTCAAAAGAAATAGGGCAGGTTCTTATTCTGAAGTTTATAATTGAGCAGTCATTGTCATTTTCAAACCTATTTTCCATCCCCAATAAAAGAGCAAAAGTAGATAGGAAGGCAGTGATTGGCCACTATTGATCACTTGTCAGAAGGAGCAAGATGTCTGTCTTGACCGACCACCAGATATAGTCCTTAGTTGTAGAAGTATAGCATGTCTTATTCATCCAGGGTAAAAATCATTTCCTTTGTATCTTGGTTTCAGAATGTATAGTTTCATGATGTTacaaaattttttgtttgtttttggtaggTAGCAAGAAGACTTTGCTTAATAAAACATCCAGAGTGCTCCACCATGAGTGGCGGGAAGGCTATAGAACATTTGGCCAAACAGGGAAATAGACTGCATTTTGATTTCCAACCTCCCATGCAACGTGCtaaaaattgtgatttttctttttctggacttCAACATGTTATTGATAAGATGAtaatgcaaaaggaaaaagaggaaggtATATTTGTAATTAGTAAAGTTGGACTGATAAGTAACACTGGATGGTACCTAAAAATACCTGCTCATTCCTGCAGGTATTGAGCAGGGGCAGATCCTGTCTTCAGCTgcagacattgctgctgcagtcCAGCACACCGTAGCCTGCCACATTGCAAAAAGAACACATCGCGCTATTCTGTTCTGCAAGCAGAGAGACTTGTTACATCAGAGTAACGCAGTACTGGTAAGCCTTGTCAGAGAATAGCAGTAATCCTTTACAGTGTGCTCCTTTCCTTTCCAGAGCTTAATTGACCATAAGCATAGGATGAAAAGATCTTTATGCCATATGTTGTCCCTGACAGTAAGAGATTATGTAGAATAGAAACTAACAGCCATTTCTTGTACAGGTGTGGCTCTTATAGGACATCTGTACAGCATGTGTGGCAAAAATGTTCAAGGCTGCATCTTACTGAATTTAAAAGAGTGTTTACAGTATGAAACAAAATGGAGTATAACTGCTATCATTGTTTTAGAAAAATGGACTGTTTCCTTCGAATTTATGTTCCTTTGATGAAATCCCTTTAAATGTGCTTAAAAGGCTCGATAAATTTCCTGTGTCACTGTATCTTAAACTTCAtccttttgaaaattgtaaagtgggaaaatatttaaacagtaggttcacaaaatggaatattacacaaaTATCAAAGGTAATAGTTTAAGAATTAtgtagtaaaatttaaaaaatgcttataagCAAAAACTACAGGGTCTAAAATACTGTATAATGATTGTACTGTGAGGAAAGGGTTAGAAGAACATGTACAGAAATGATAGTGATCATATGGTAatattgaagtttttttttttcttttccaaatgtttATTATATAGATATACTACTTAATCATTTACCCACCTACCAAAATGTGATATTGTCTTACTGTATAATGCCAGTATTTTCCCCAGGTTTAGCTCACAGCTTACCTCATGTTCGTGTGTGATATTTGTTCACTTTGGTTGAACTTTTTCAGGTTGTATCTGGAGGCGTCGCAAGTAACTTATATATCCGAAAAGCTCTGGAAATTGTGACAAACGCAACACAGTGCACTTTGCTCTGTCCTCCCCCCAGACTCTGCACTGACAATGGCGTTATGATTGCGTGGTAAGCCACAGGGTATTTGTGGCTCACTCATAATTATGTAGATACTAATTGCTATTTCATCATGctaaattttcttcctttaaatctttggctagttattttatttttaatgcttcttATTTAGGAATGGTGTTGAAAGACTACGTGCTGGCTTGGGCATTTTACACAACGCAGAAGGCATCCGCTACGAACCAAAGTATGTGGTACCATTCATAATCTCTGTGCAGCTGTACCATAAAAAtcaaagcctgaattttgcttttACAGTTAAGGTTTTCATTGACATTCTAGTGGTACTTGAAGAaagattatattaattttttttcttctaacctAGGTGGTAGATAACTTAcaggaaatatttttgttatagcaagaaattatacaaatgttgGCCAATTATAGGTTAGAAACACGGAGTAGGTAAGGATGATGAATGCTTTCGTTTGGGACCAGAATGGAAACCATGTCCGTGACCTGGACTTCTGCAGCGTCAGGACCATCTCAGCACCAATTGCCATgctgaaaataacagaaatgtgcAAAAAGTATTCAGGTGTGAGACGGGGTTGTGAGTATACATCTCCAcaggatgctgagaaagtgccAAAAGATAGTTTATTTTCTGCAGTCCTTGGATTTCCCCTCCCAAATTGAAGTTCCTAGGAATAGCACAGTTTTTCAATTTGTTATCAAGTTCTGGTCTAAGTTAATTCTggaatagtaaaaatagtaaagcatGATTATATTTCATAATCTAACGTAATTCTGTTTTAGTATTGTTTCATCTGCTGTTTCAAAACTTTTCAGCATTTTAGTATGTAACTATCAGCCACGTGAACAATAGACTATTAAAGCTGATCATAAATGGACAGATTTTAGTTAGTAGTGACAAAAAGAATCCCTTTAGTTGATGGCCTAGCCTCAGGTGGAATCCACCATCTGATCCAACATAGCCTTCTTGTGGCAGTGTTGAGGCTGGAGATGATGGCTTTTAGGTTGGGGTCCAACTGAAGCCTAGCATATGCTAAACACGTAAAAAAAGCAGGAATCTGAGGCCAAAGTTATTTACTGAGGAAGaacagagggagagggtaggatctAAAGCCTCTCCTGCCACCAGTGACAAAGGAACGTAGAAAGGAACGAGCCTGCTTTTGAAACCTCAGAGAAGAGCTGGTGGAAACCTGGTGAATTTCTGAAGTAGGAATGGATAGTTTAGCTGTATGGTAAACTTTTTA
This window of the Capricornis sumatraensis isolate serow.1 chromosome 3, serow.2, whole genome shotgun sequence genome carries:
- the OSGEPL1 gene encoding tRNA N6-adenosine threonylcarbamoyltransferase, mitochondrial isoform X1, encoding MLILNKTAGVFFKPSRRKIYEFLGGFHFHPGKLFLHKLVLGIETSCDDTAAAVVDEAGNVLGEAIHSQTEVHLKTGGIIPPVAQQLHRENIQRIVQEALSASEVSPSELSAIATTVKPGLALSLGVGLSFSLQLVDQFRKPFIPIHHMEAHALTIRLTNKVEFPFLVLLISGGHCLLALVRGVSDFLLLGKSLDIAPGDMLDKVARRLCLIKHPECSTMSGGKAIEHLAKQGNRLHFDFQPPMQRAKNCDFSFSGLQHVIDKMIMQKEKEEGIEQGQILSSAADIAAAVQHTVACHIAKRTHRAILFCKQRDLLHQSNAVLVVSGGVASNLYIRKALEIVTNATQCTLLCPPPRLCTDNGVMIAWNGVERLRAGLGILHNAEGIRYEPKCPLGVDISKEVGEAAIKVPRLKMKI
- the OSGEPL1 gene encoding tRNA N6-adenosine threonylcarbamoyltransferase, mitochondrial isoform X2, giving the protein MEAHALTIRLTNKVEFPFLVLLISGGHCLLALVRGVSDFLLLGKSLDIAPGDMLDKVARRLCLIKHPECSTMSGGKAIEHLAKQGNRLHFDFQPPMQRAKNCDFSFSGLQHVIDKMIMQKEKEEGIEQGQILSSAADIAAAVQHTVACHIAKRTHRAILFCKQRDLLHQSNAVLVVSGGVASNLYIRKALEIVTNATQCTLLCPPPRLCTDNGVMIAWNGVERLRAGLGILHNAEGIRYEPKCPLGVDISKEVGEAAIKVPRLKMKI